Genomic window (Aquimarina sp. BL5):
CGAGGTAGGCAAGACCTATGATTTTACATCAATATATAGTTATGAAACCTTTAAAGAGCGTGTTCCTATTCGTTCTTATGAAGATTATGAAGAAATGATCGAACGCAGCAGATTGGGAGAACATAATATATATTGGCCTACTCCCATTAAATGGTTTGCCAAATCTAGTGGAACTACGAATGCTAAAAGTAAATTTATCCCTGTTAGTCAAGAATCACTGGAAGATTGCCATTATGCAGCAGGAAAAGATCTTTTATGTATGTATCTCAATAACAATGAAAATTCTAAACTTTTCACTGGAAAAAGCTTGCGCCTAGGAGGAAGCAAAGAGTTATATAAGGAAAATGGCACCTCATTCGGTGATTTGTCCGCAATTATCATTGACAATATGCCATTTTGGGCAGAATTCAGTTCTACCCCAAGTAACGAAGTTTCTTTAATGAGTGATTGGGAAACAAAAATGATGGCAATTGTAAATGAAACTGTTCAGGAAAATGTTACAAGCCTTGCCGGAGTGCCATCCTGGATGCTCGTTCTATTAAATCAAGTATTGGAAACAACAGGCCAAGAACATCTTTTTGAAATATGGAAGAATATTGAAGTATACTTCCACGGAGGAGTAAGTTTTGAACCCTATATCGATCAATACAAAAAGATCCTTCCACGAGATTCTTTTAGATATTACGAAATTTACAATGCATCCGAAGGTTTTTTTGCAATCCAAGATCGTAATGAATCATCTGAACTGCTATTAATGCTTGATTATGGCATTTTTTATGAATTCATCCCTATGGATACATACGGAGGAACAGATGAAAAAGTGATCCCATTAAGTGATGTAGAAATTGGTAAAAATTATGCTGTTATTATTACTACCAATGCCGGTTTATGGAGATATAAAATTGGGGACACTGTTCGTTTTACCTCTATTAATCCTTATAGAATAAAAGTATCTGGAAGAACAAAACATCATATCAACGTATTTGGAGAAGAACTTATTATTGAAAATGCAGAAGAAGCACTTAGGAAAGCTACAAAAGAAACCAATAGTGAA
Coding sequences:
- a CDS encoding GH3 auxin-responsive promoter family protein; translated protein: MPIPLVNSIASWFLKKRFHQMELFLKYPNEVQLELLHVLLETAKNTEVGKTYDFTSIYSYETFKERVPIRSYEDYEEMIERSRLGEHNIYWPTPIKWFAKSSGTTNAKSKFIPVSQESLEDCHYAAGKDLLCMYLNNNENSKLFTGKSLRLGGSKELYKENGTSFGDLSAIIIDNMPFWAEFSSTPSNEVSLMSDWETKMMAIVNETVQENVTSLAGVPSWMLVLLNQVLETTGQEHLFEIWKNIEVYFHGGVSFEPYIDQYKKILPRDSFRYYEIYNASEGFFAIQDRNESSELLLMLDYGIFYEFIPMDTYGGTDEKVIPLSDVEIGKNYAVIITTNAGLWRYKIGDTVRFTSINPYRIKVSGRTKHHINVFGEELIIENAEEALRKATKETNSEIIDYTVAPIFMEGKKKGAHEWMIEFKKHPKNLDHFANILDQNLQDINSDYEAKRYNNTTLNILQINNARPYLFYDWLKKNDKLGGQHKIPRLSNSRKYLDELLILNKIGSYSL